A window from Bacteroidales bacterium encodes these proteins:
- a CDS encoding protein-glutamate O-methyltransferase CheR, which produces MIRYEIGIVETRNVIKTIFETYGYDFRDYALTSFKRRLEQVITNNGFKDADGLIDRLTNSKEYFDIFLCDITPETTEIFRDPSLWRTIRDEIINDITKGSTRTKLWIAAFDSGEELFSLAILLKEAGLLSDVQLYASVISEKTINKIKSGRIDARELEVNDANYVRFNGKRNFSDYYKIENGQAIFDTSLIQGVNFIKLNTVYDNVPGGIKLALFRNQMIYYNQILQDKVLNQLSNSVVPGGYMVLGVKETLENTSMSNRFTLFNDPEKIYKKKTT; this is translated from the coding sequence ATGATTAGATACGAAATTGGCATAGTAGAAACCCGAAACGTTATAAAAACAATCTTTGAAACCTATGGTTACGATTTCAGGGATTATGCACTTACATCCTTTAAACGCAGACTGGAGCAAGTAATAACGAATAATGGATTCAAAGATGCTGATGGACTAATTGATCGACTCACAAATAGCAAGGAATATTTTGACATTTTCCTGTGCGACATTACTCCTGAAACAACAGAAATATTCCGAGATCCATCACTTTGGAGGACTATTCGTGACGAAATTATAAATGATATCACGAAAGGATCTACAAGAACAAAACTTTGGATTGCAGCATTTGATTCAGGAGAGGAGTTGTTTTCTTTAGCCATCTTATTGAAAGAAGCAGGATTGCTCTCCGATGTACAATTATATGCATCGGTAATTTCTGAAAAAACTATCAATAAAATTAAATCCGGAAGAATTGATGCTAGAGAGTTAGAAGTTAATGATGCTAACTATGTTAGGTTTAATGGTAAACGTAATTTTTCTGATTATTATAAAATTGAAAACGGACAAGCAATTTTCGACACAAGTTTAATACAAGGGGTGAACTTTATTAAGCTAAATACAGTATATGATAATGTTCCAGGAGGTATTAAATTAGCTCTTTTCCGTAACCAGATGATATATTACAACCAAATACTCCAGGATAAGGTTTTAAATCAACTCTCAAATAGTGTTGTTCCTGGTGGTTATATGGTATTAGGAGTTAAAGAAACTTTGGAAAATACGAGCATGAGCAACAGATTTACTTTGTTTAATGATCCTGAAAAAATTTATAAGAAAAAAACGACATAG
- a CDS encoding chemotaxis protein CheB, giving the protein MYYKAVIIGGSAGSFQVITRILHSLPPTFPLPVLLSLHRLKHIRSGFVEALSIKASIPIVEPFDKDQIKPGRAYLAPANYHMFIELGNKIALSTEEPVNHSRPSIDLSFVTAAQVYREKLIGIILSGANRDGAYGLKKIKDLGGLAIVQDPAECQVKTMTEASLKLTKADHVFSTQEIIKFLQNIKSTAP; this is encoded by the coding sequence ATGTATTATAAAGCTGTTATTATAGGTGGGTCGGCCGGAAGCTTTCAGGTTATAACACGCATCCTCCACTCACTACCTCCAACATTTCCTTTGCCTGTGCTTCTTAGTTTGCACAGGTTGAAACACATACGTAGTGGTTTCGTTGAAGCCCTCTCAATAAAAGCATCTATACCCATTGTAGAGCCCTTTGATAAAGATCAAATAAAACCCGGAAGAGCTTACCTTGCACCCGCAAACTATCACATGTTCATTGAACTTGGTAACAAAATTGCACTTTCAACAGAGGAACCAGTAAACCATTCCCGACCAAGCATCGACTTATCCTTTGTCACAGCGGCTCAGGTATATCGAGAAAAACTTATTGGAATTATCCTATCAGGAGCAAATAGAGACGGAGCTTACGGCCTTAAAAAAATAAAGGATCTTGGAGGACTTGCAATCGTCCAAGATCCCGCAGAATGTCAGGTTAAAACTATGACTGAAGCATCTCTAAAATTAACAAAGGCTGATCACGTTTTTTCAACCCAAGAAATAATTAAGTTTTTACAAAACATAAAATCAACAGCCCCATGA
- a CDS encoding GAF domain-containing protein yields the protein MSLLRPNSKYLPGVLLILLFVFILLVFKIFHNALLSSGINSTSGWGIFSMVLIASIGMIFYILILDANNRSKNLQKEIESLVFSVEETKIQKEIKKETIVSEKIDSEKEVKTIIPTNIENLVKFGEILLQNCARRFNIVQGLLYLKNPEDGVFSFKSGYAFYSESEPVTYIEGETLSGQVAKNKAVLNLSKVPDNYITILSGLGNGSPNYLLIIPIISPNSETIGVIELASFKSFSSEVEEFFAYLGHKLGEKLTQSPKS from the coding sequence ATGAGCCTGCTAAGACCAAACTCAAAATACCTACCAGGGGTTTTACTAATACTCCTGTTTGTATTTATATTATTGGTTTTCAAAATATTTCACAATGCCCTTTTGTCTTCAGGAATAAACTCAACCTCTGGGTGGGGGATATTTTCAATGGTATTAATCGCAAGCATTGGAATGATATTTTACATTCTTATACTTGATGCAAACAACAGATCGAAAAACTTGCAAAAAGAAATCGAGAGCCTTGTTTTTAGTGTTGAGGAGACTAAAATTCAAAAAGAAATAAAAAAAGAAACTATAGTAAGCGAAAAAATAGATTCTGAAAAAGAGGTAAAAACAATAATTCCAACAAACATTGAGAATTTAGTAAAGTTTGGAGAAATCCTTTTGCAAAATTGTGCTCGTCGTTTCAACATAGTTCAAGGACTTCTTTATTTAAAGAACCCGGAGGATGGGGTATTCTCATTTAAATCAGGCTATGCATTTTACTCCGAGTCTGAACCTGTAACCTATATTGAGGGAGAAACACTTTCAGGTCAAGTTGCCAAAAACAAAGCAGTATTAAATCTAAGTAAAGTACCTGATAATTACATAACAATACTATCGGGATTAGGCAATGGTTCTCCTAATTATTTGTTAATAATTCCTATTATTTCTCCAAATAGCGAAACAATCGGAGTAATAGAATTAGCGTCCTTTAAATCATTTAGCAGTGAAGTTGAAGAATTTTTTGCTTATCTTGGACACAAACTTGGCGAGAAATTAACTCAATCACCAAAATCTTAG
- a CDS encoding PAS domain S-box protein, which translates to MTSIGKISDTSSGNVIRQRVILAIAFGLLFPISSWIIDFSIKEIPFSLSGIVKLHSINPTHWFIDLIPFIFAFFSWFQLKKYFEKTLFLEEELHQRDDDISKNALFAKKIGEGDYNAPFEATDEEDVLGKSLLVMRDNLLSNQQKESELNWIAKGKEDISYILRLHTNLDELSYDVLVKLIQYINIVQGALYIYNEDKNVLVNLATYAYNRRKHINQEFKIGKGLIGQCAYEKDFIYRTEIPDDYATITSGILGDKKPKSLLIIPLITNEKLQGVVEFASIDEEIPEITIRFLREVGEIIARTIFNLSVNQKTEKLLQEAQQMTEELKENQEELRQNAEEMRATHDELEKSNAQLEGKIIEVENAQKRLHSLLENASEIISIYNQDLKLTYVSPSVTKILGYTPQEMMSGKDIDRLTRKGEIDLNQMFENLNNNPRVAVTIQYTFMKKDGEKIFLEVTGRNLLDDAAINGIILNSQDITERKRAEKEERMRSKMQSLSENSPDVILRLNTTGQFFYANPMVERYLNIPARELINQTLSSIQINENLANFLKDSIKAIKNSKEKVEGELSFPTQMGETIMHVVAIPEFNENELETILFVSHDITEAKRIEMEIQDKNRKITESINYAQRIQTSILPNSRIVRQYLPKSFIFYHPRDVVSGDFPWFFIKEDYIYIAVVDCTGHGVPGALLSFIAYFTLNNVVDHDISYSAGKILDLLHFGVRKTLKQDRPDADARDGMDIALCKIQLKKHELQYAGAHRPLFLLRKGELLEFKGDRKAIGGIPHPKKGEEDFTNHQIDILSGDKIFFFSDGLTDQVGGEEKRKYGPMRVRDLILGNQEFTMPQYSELFAKDFEEYKGNNKQVDDLLLIGIEF; encoded by the coding sequence ATGACATCTATTGGCAAAATATCAGACACTTCTAGCGGAAATGTTATTCGCCAAAGAGTTATTCTGGCTATAGCCTTTGGATTGCTCTTCCCTATATCTTCCTGGATAATTGATTTTTCTATCAAAGAAATTCCTTTCTCCCTATCTGGGATTGTTAAACTTCATAGCATTAACCCTACACATTGGTTTATTGATCTCATTCCTTTCATATTCGCTTTCTTCTCTTGGTTTCAACTAAAAAAATATTTCGAAAAAACATTATTCCTTGAGGAGGAATTGCATCAACGCGATGACGACATCAGCAAAAATGCACTATTCGCAAAAAAAATTGGAGAGGGAGACTATAATGCGCCTTTCGAGGCAACGGATGAAGAAGATGTTTTGGGTAAATCCCTCTTAGTAATGCGTGATAACCTTTTATCCAATCAACAAAAAGAATCGGAACTAAACTGGATAGCAAAAGGGAAAGAGGATATCTCATATATTTTGCGCTTACATACTAACCTTGATGAACTTTCATACGATGTACTTGTTAAACTTATACAATATATTAACATCGTTCAGGGTGCGCTCTATATTTACAATGAGGATAAAAATGTTTTAGTAAATTTAGCCACCTATGCCTATAATCGAAGAAAACACATCAATCAAGAGTTTAAAATAGGAAAAGGGCTTATTGGTCAATGCGCTTATGAAAAGGACTTTATCTATAGAACCGAAATTCCAGATGACTACGCAACCATTACTTCAGGAATTCTGGGGGATAAGAAGCCGAAAAGTCTTCTTATTATTCCATTAATCACCAACGAAAAACTTCAAGGAGTTGTTGAGTTTGCGTCTATTGACGAAGAAATTCCAGAAATCACAATCCGTTTCCTTCGTGAAGTTGGTGAAATTATTGCACGAACAATTTTTAACCTCAGCGTAAACCAAAAAACCGAAAAGCTGCTTCAGGAAGCTCAGCAAATGACTGAGGAGTTAAAGGAGAACCAAGAAGAGTTAAGACAGAATGCTGAGGAAATGCGTGCGACCCACGATGAACTTGAAAAATCTAACGCTCAACTCGAAGGTAAAATAATTGAGGTTGAGAATGCGCAAAAAAGACTTCACTCATTACTTGAAAATGCTTCTGAGATAATATCAATCTACAATCAAGATTTAAAACTTACTTACGTTAGCCCCTCCGTCACAAAAATCCTTGGCTATACTCCTCAAGAAATGATGAGTGGTAAGGACATTGATAGATTGACACGAAAAGGTGAAATTGATCTTAATCAGATGTTTGAAAATCTTAACAACAATCCACGTGTTGCCGTTACTATTCAGTATACATTTATGAAAAAGGACGGTGAGAAGATTTTCCTCGAAGTAACTGGTCGAAATCTACTTGATGATGCTGCAATAAATGGTATTATTCTCAACTCACAGGATATAACAGAACGGAAAAGAGCCGAAAAGGAAGAGCGTATGCGTAGCAAAATGCAATCGCTATCAGAAAACTCGCCCGATGTTATTTTACGACTTAATACTACTGGCCAATTCTTTTACGCTAACCCAATGGTTGAGCGTTATCTTAATATTCCTGCAAGGGAGCTTATAAATCAAACACTCAGTTCAATTCAAATAAATGAAAATCTAGCTAATTTTCTTAAAGATTCGATCAAGGCTATAAAAAATTCTAAGGAAAAGGTCGAAGGAGAACTCTCGTTTCCAACACAAATGGGAGAAACTATAATGCACGTTGTGGCAATTCCTGAATTTAATGAAAATGAACTAGAAACCATACTATTCGTTAGCCATGATATTACAGAGGCCAAACGAATTGAGATGGAGATACAAGATAAAAATCGAAAAATAACTGAGAGTATTAATTACGCCCAACGAATTCAAACATCCATTCTACCCAATAGTAGAATCGTTAGACAGTATTTACCAAAATCATTCATTTTTTATCATCCTCGTGATGTTGTAAGTGGTGACTTTCCTTGGTTCTTCATTAAAGAGGACTATATATATATTGCCGTAGTCGACTGTACTGGTCATGGGGTTCCTGGTGCGTTGTTATCTTTTATTGCTTACTTCACGCTGAATAATGTTGTTGACCACGATATATCATATTCAGCAGGAAAAATACTTGACCTATTACACTTTGGTGTTCGAAAAACGCTAAAACAGGATAGACCCGATGCTGATGCCAGAGATGGTATGGATATTGCATTATGTAAAATTCAACTTAAAAAACACGAATTGCAGTATGCTGGAGCACATCGTCCCTTATTCCTTCTTAGAAAAGGTGAATTACTAGAGTTTAAAGGTGATAGAAAGGCCATTGGAGGAATACCTCACCCTAAAAAAGGAGAAGAAGATTTTACAAACCACCAAATAGATATACTATCTGGAGATAAAATATTTTTCTTTTCTGACGGTTTAACCGATCAAGTTGGGGGTGAAGAAAAAAGAAAATATGGACCGATGAGAGTTAGGGATTTAATTTTGGGTAACCAAGAATTTACAATGCCCCAATACTCCGAACTTTTTGCAAAAGACTTTGAAGAGTACAAAGGAAATAACAAGCAAGTTGACGACCTTTTACTTATTGGTATTGAGTTCTAA
- a CDS encoding DUF1987 domain-containing protein, translating into MNTIKIMGTDDTPTVILDSENEIFEISGRSLPEDVTAFYEPILRWLEEYSSSPNSKTIFTFKLVYFNTASSKLLLDILMKLEQMHEDGKDMLIRWYYPEDDEDMQEAGEEYADIVDVPFEQVSYTLN; encoded by the coding sequence ATGAATACCATAAAAATAATGGGGACAGATGACACCCCAACTGTAATTCTAGACTCTGAAAACGAAATTTTTGAGATTTCAGGACGCTCACTACCTGAAGATGTAACTGCATTCTATGAGCCGATTTTACGTTGGCTCGAAGAGTATTCTTCTAGTCCTAATTCAAAAACCATCTTTACTTTCAAGTTGGTCTATTTTAATACTGCTAGTTCAAAACTATTGCTCGATATTCTTATGAAACTTGAGCAGATGCATGAAGATGGTAAGGATATGTTAATTCGTTGGTACTATCCGGAAGATGATGAGGACATGCAGGAAGCAGGTGAAGAGTACGCCGACATCGTGGATGTACCATTCGAACAGGTGAGTTACACTTTAAATTAG
- a CDS encoding ATP-binding cassette domain-containing protein, whose amino-acid sequence MSEEILKALMQLFAIIAKQDEGVVSNEREYVVNFLTQQLNDEAVKEYINLFDQHAGLLNEKEEEAEESDKPKKPKLTSVKDSVKILGICKKINKTLTQKQKIVVLVRLYELINADRKFTEQRMAIINTVAEVFKLTKEEISDVENFIVKNELRDLDFSSFLTIHDKKEFGDSCKHIPTEALDGFIIILQIKSVDLYFLRYTGTEDINLNGLPINSRRIYLFASGSSIKLPKGKPIYYTDVVAHFLADSTTTRISYKVQNLEYRFKSGAIGLRNINFSEGHGKLIGIMGASGAGKTTLLNVLAGIEMPTSGNIHINGIDFHNEKDKLEGVIGVIPQDDLLIEELTVFQNLYYNAKLCFKDKTEEELVQLVHKTLYNLGLLERKDLKVGTPLNKMISGGQRKRLNIALELIREPSILFVDEPTSGLSSRDSENVMDLLRELTLKGKLIFVVIHQPSSEIYKMFDNMMILDTGGYMIYYGNPVESVMYFKRLDMQINSDVGECPTCGNVNPELIFNIIEAKVVDEFGRYTNIRKVSPPKWEGYFIDNIKLDKVPDETSPPPKSLNIPSRIKQFFIYTTRDFLSKVSNTQYIILNLLETPLLAFILSFVIRYIADPNSNIYIFRENENINIYIFMSLIVALFIGLTVSAEEIFRDRKILKREAFLNLSRSSYLFSKIFILVFLSAIQSIAFVLIANSILEIQGMYFDYWLVLFSTAVFANMLGLNISATFNSAVTIYIVIPLIMIPMMVLSGAMFSFEKLNRVVGSINKVPLVAEFMVTKWGYEALLVHQFKDNKFEKDIYEFEKTARNADFKTVYYIPELEKRLNQCIELSEKKDDPKIKPKFDDNLAVVHKAIQKETQKESPEITFDQLENLNTQKFTSDIGFSALGYIEQLKEHYSKIFNAADQKRDRIINYWKDKYKGAFEAKRRAYHNESISDLATKAFEKNPILQYKDELIEQIDPVYRDPNPSYYLDIRTHFLSPRKHFMGRLFDTFWFNVTIIWLMTVVCYITLYYESLKKLLELFSKIKLPSLSK is encoded by the coding sequence ATGAGTGAAGAGATTCTCAAAGCGTTAATGCAACTTTTTGCAATAATTGCTAAGCAGGATGAGGGTGTGGTTTCGAATGAAAGGGAATATGTAGTAAACTTTCTCACCCAGCAGCTTAACGATGAAGCAGTAAAAGAGTATATCAACCTTTTCGATCAGCACGCTGGTTTACTCAATGAAAAAGAGGAAGAAGCAGAAGAAAGCGATAAGCCCAAAAAGCCTAAGCTTACTTCTGTTAAAGATTCAGTAAAAATATTGGGTATCTGTAAGAAAATCAACAAAACTCTTACCCAAAAACAAAAAATTGTTGTTCTAGTTCGTCTATATGAACTTATTAATGCTGACCGTAAGTTTACTGAGCAACGGATGGCAATCATCAATACAGTTGCAGAGGTTTTTAAACTTACCAAGGAAGAAATTAGTGATGTAGAAAACTTTATTGTAAAGAACGAACTTAGAGACCTTGACTTTTCAAGTTTCCTCACCATTCATGATAAGAAAGAGTTCGGTGATTCCTGCAAACATATCCCAACAGAGGCACTTGATGGATTTATTATCATTTTACAAATAAAGAGCGTTGATCTTTATTTCTTAAGATACACTGGAACAGAGGATATCAACCTCAATGGACTACCAATTAATAGTCGTAGAATTTATCTTTTTGCCAGTGGTAGTTCAATTAAACTACCAAAGGGTAAACCTATCTACTACACCGATGTTGTTGCCCATTTTCTTGCTGATTCCACCACGACTCGAATTTCCTACAAGGTTCAAAACCTTGAATATCGATTTAAAAGCGGAGCTATTGGCTTACGCAATATCAACTTCTCCGAGGGTCATGGCAAGTTGATTGGTATTATGGGTGCCAGCGGTGCTGGTAAAACCACATTATTAAATGTGCTTGCAGGTATCGAAATGCCAACATCTGGAAATATACATATAAATGGTATAGATTTTCATAATGAAAAAGACAAACTCGAAGGGGTTATAGGTGTTATTCCCCAAGATGATCTTCTAATTGAAGAATTAACAGTCTTTCAAAACCTTTACTACAATGCTAAGCTATGTTTCAAAGATAAAACCGAAGAAGAATTAGTACAACTAGTCCATAAAACACTTTATAATCTTGGCCTATTAGAAAGAAAAGATTTAAAAGTTGGAACACCATTAAATAAGATGATTTCAGGTGGTCAGCGAAAAAGATTAAATATAGCCCTTGAACTTATTCGCGAACCATCTATTCTATTTGTAGATGAACCAACATCCGGTTTATCCTCTCGTGACTCGGAGAATGTTATGGATTTACTTCGAGAGTTAACGCTAAAAGGTAAACTGATTTTTGTAGTAATCCACCAGCCATCATCGGAAATCTATAAGATGTTCGACAATATGATGATTCTCGATACAGGTGGCTACATGATTTATTACGGAAATCCCGTTGAGTCTGTTATGTATTTCAAACGGCTCGATATGCAGATTAACAGCGATGTAGGTGAATGTCCAACTTGTGGTAACGTTAACCCAGAGCTAATATTTAACATCATTGAGGCAAAAGTGGTTGACGAATTTGGTCGTTACACCAATATCCGTAAGGTTTCACCACCTAAATGGGAGGGATATTTTATTGATAACATCAAACTCGATAAAGTTCCCGATGAAACAAGTCCTCCTCCAAAATCTCTCAATATTCCTTCAAGGATAAAACAATTCTTTATTTATACCACCAGAGATTTTCTTTCGAAGGTTAGTAATACGCAGTACATTATCCTTAACCTACTTGAAACTCCATTACTTGCATTTATCCTATCATTTGTTATCCGCTACATTGCTGATCCAAATTCTAATATCTATATTTTCAGAGAAAACGAGAATATAAACATTTACATCTTTATGTCTCTTATTGTTGCTCTATTTATAGGGTTAACAGTAAGTGCCGAAGAAATTTTCCGTGACAGAAAAATACTTAAACGCGAAGCATTTCTCAACCTAAGCCGATCAAGCTATTTATTCTCAAAAATTTTCATACTTGTATTCCTTTCCGCCATTCAATCTATTGCATTTGTACTAATTGCAAATAGCATCCTTGAAATTCAAGGAATGTATTTCGATTACTGGCTGGTGCTATTCTCAACAGCAGTATTTGCCAATATGCTTGGATTAAATATCTCTGCAACATTTAACTCTGCGGTCACAATTTATATTGTAATTCCATTGATAATGATACCAATGATGGTTCTTTCTGGAGCCATGTTTAGCTTCGAAAAACTAAACCGTGTAGTTGGTAGCATCAATAAAGTTCCCCTTGTTGCTGAGTTTATGGTTACTAAATGGGGCTATGAGGCATTATTAGTACATCAATTCAAGGATAATAAGTTTGAAAAAGACATCTATGAGTTTGAAAAAACTGCTCGAAATGCAGATTTTAAAACAGTTTACTATATCCCTGAACTTGAAAAGCGTTTAAATCAGTGTATTGAACTTTCAGAAAAAAAGGACGATCCGAAGATTAAACCTAAATTTGACGATAACCTCGCAGTTGTTCACAAAGCCATTCAAAAAGAAACTCAAAAAGAATCCCCAGAAATTACTTTTGACCAGCTTGAAAATCTAAATACCCAAAAATTCACAAGCGATATTGGTTTTTCTGCCCTTGGTTACATAGAACAGCTTAAAGAGCATTACTCAAAGATTTTCAATGCAGCAGATCAAAAGCGCGATAGGATTATCAACTATTGGAAAGATAAATATAAAGGCGCTTTTGAAGCAAAACGTAGAGCTTATCATAACGAAAGCATCTCCGATTTAGCAACAAAAGCTTTTGAAAAAAATCCAATTTTACAATATAAGGATGAGCTTATTGAACAAATTGATCCAGTGTATCGCGATCCTAATCCTAGTTATTATTTAGATATTCGAACTCATTTTCTTTCCCCTCGAAAGCATTTCATGGGGAGATTATTCGATACATTTTGGTTTAATGTTACTATAATCTGGTTAATGACAGTAGTTTGTTACATCACTTTGTACTATGAATCGTTAAAGAAGTTATTAGAACTATTTTCGAAAATAAAGCTACCATCTTTATCTAAATAA
- a CDS encoding adenosine kinase codes for MTKILGLGNALVDVLISIENDNILNQLNLPRGSMQLVDENFLKLATEVTKGLKQNVAAGGSAANTINGIANVGIPCSFIGKISDDKFGEYYRDDMVKNGIEPILLKGKAQTGRATVFISKDSERTFGTYLGAAIEMIPDEITSDMFDGYSYFHVEGYLVQNHDLIRKAMQLAHEKGVKISLDMASYNVVEANREFLKEMIEKYVDILFANEEEAKAFTGKSPEESLHEIAKMVDIAVVKIGSKGSMIKRKNEVVNVGVIKVNSVDTTGAGDLYAAGFLYGLAKGLPLNKCGQIGAILSGKVIEVVGPKMNDETWTEILKMVKEIEIL; via the coding sequence ATGACAAAAATACTTGGACTTGGAAATGCTTTGGTAGATGTTTTAATAAGCATCGAAAATGATAATATTCTTAATCAGCTTAACCTGCCAAGAGGCAGCATGCAGCTGGTGGATGAGAATTTTTTGAAATTAGCCACGGAAGTTACAAAAGGGCTAAAGCAAAACGTAGCAGCAGGGGGAAGTGCTGCAAATACTATAAATGGAATAGCTAATGTTGGAATTCCATGCTCGTTCATTGGAAAAATCAGTGATGATAAGTTTGGCGAATACTATCGTGATGATATGGTAAAGAATGGGATTGAGCCCATCTTACTAAAAGGTAAAGCCCAAACAGGCAGAGCAACAGTTTTTATCTCAAAGGATTCTGAACGAACTTTTGGAACTTATCTTGGTGCAGCAATCGAAATGATTCCTGATGAGATAACTTCCGATATGTTTGATGGTTATAGTTATTTTCATGTTGAAGGATACCTTGTTCAGAACCACGACCTCATTCGGAAGGCAATGCAACTTGCTCATGAGAAAGGGGTTAAGATATCTTTAGATATGGCTAGTTATAACGTTGTTGAAGCCAACCGTGAATTTCTTAAGGAGATGATCGAGAAGTATGTTGATATTCTTTTTGCCAATGAAGAGGAGGCAAAAGCTTTTACTGGGAAATCACCCGAAGAATCATTACATGAAATTGCTAAGATGGTAGATATTGCCGTTGTTAAAATAGGTTCAAAAGGATCAATGATCAAAAGGAAAAATGAGGTTGTGAACGTTGGGGTTATTAAAGTAAATAGTGTTGATACCACAGGTGCGGGTGATTTATATGCCGCAGGCTTTTTATATGGATTAGCAAAAGGGTTACCACTTAATAAGTGTGGGCAAATTGGTGCAATTCTTTCAGGTAAGGTAATTGAGGTGGTTGGTCCGAAAATGAATGATGAAACTTGGACGGAAATACTTAAAATGGTCAAAGAGATAGAAATCTTATAA
- a CDS encoding hydroxyacid dehydrogenase: MNIVFAEPIGLAVSQKNSFAFEMERLGHSIRFYDTMPSNQDELIKRCKDVNVLVISNYRITEEVIEKSENLKLIAVAFTGVDHIPVDLCRSKGIIVCNAAGYSTQAVAELTIALSINLYRKIVPLDNSTRSGKTRDGFLGGELNGKTFGIIGFGAIGERVAKLAMAFGCRVIVWSRTIKNFEGVEFVEIEYLLKNSDIVSLHIPLTDKTYGLINESKLKLMKPNAVLINTARGPIVDSTALANALITGIIGGAAIDVYEHEPPIEGNHPLFSAPNSILLPHIGFATEEAICARSEIVINNIKSWLGGRVDNQV; encoded by the coding sequence ATGAATATTGTTTTTGCAGAACCTATCGGGTTAGCAGTTTCTCAAAAGAATTCCTTTGCTTTTGAGATGGAAAGACTTGGTCATTCCATTAGATTTTATGATACTATGCCCTCTAATCAAGATGAATTGATCAAACGTTGTAAAGATGTTAATGTATTAGTTATAAGTAACTATAGGATTACTGAAGAAGTAATTGAGAAATCAGAAAACCTTAAGTTGATTGCAGTAGCCTTTACAGGAGTTGATCATATTCCAGTGGATTTATGTAGATCAAAGGGAATTATAGTTTGTAATGCCGCAGGGTATAGTACGCAGGCAGTTGCTGAGTTGACTATTGCTCTATCAATCAACCTATACAGAAAAATTGTTCCATTAGATAATTCCACAAGATCTGGCAAAACCAGAGATGGTTTTCTTGGCGGGGAATTAAATGGAAAAACATTTGGAATTATTGGTTTTGGAGCAATCGGAGAGCGAGTTGCAAAACTTGCAATGGCATTTGGTTGCAGGGTTATAGTCTGGTCACGAACCATTAAAAATTTTGAAGGAGTTGAGTTTGTTGAAATCGAATATCTACTTAAAAATTCGGATATCGTTTCTCTTCATATACCATTAACCGATAAAACTTATGGTTTAATTAATGAGAGTAAATTAAAGTTAATGAAACCCAATGCTGTGCTCATAAATACTGCTAGAGGTCCAATAGTTGATTCTACAGCACTTGCCAATGCTCTAATAACTGGGATTATTGGAGGAGCAGCAATAGATGTATATGAACACGAACCTCCAATTGAGGGAAACCATCCTTTATTCTCGGCACCGAATAGTATTTTACTGCCACATATAGGCTTTGCAACCGAAGAGGCAATTTGTGCAAGAAGCGAAATTGTGATCAACAATATCAAATCATGGCTTGGAGGAAGAGTTGACAATCAGGTATAA
- a CDS encoding DNA-3-methyladenine glycosylase, whose protein sequence is MKERRLGFGFYNRDVLRVAPELIGKTLVRSFSNNSTQRYTITEVEAYRGVEDLACHASKGRTPRTDVMFRQGGLVYVYLIYGMYWMLNIVTGEPDNPQAVLIRGLDDCYGPGRLTKKLMIGKDFYGEDLIKSPRLWVEENHHNYNIITAPRIGVDYAGEHWSSKPWRFFTNDK, encoded by the coding sequence ATGAAAGAAAGACGTTTAGGATTTGGTTTCTATAATAGGGATGTTCTTAGGGTCGCTCCGGAGTTAATTGGAAAAACGTTAGTTCGTTCTTTTAGCAATAATTCAACACAACGCTATACTATAACAGAAGTTGAGGCCTACAGGGGTGTTGAGGATTTAGCTTGTCATGCAAGTAAAGGACGCACTCCGCGGACTGATGTGATGTTTAGACAAGGAGGATTGGTTTATGTGTACCTTATATATGGCATGTATTGGATGTTGAATATTGTTACAGGAGAACCCGATAATCCACAAGCAGTTCTCATTCGGGGATTGGACGATTGTTATGGCCCTGGGAGACTGACGAAGAAGTTAATGATAGGAAAAGATTTTTATGGTGAGGATTTAATTAAATCACCAAGGCTTTGGGTCGAAGAAAATCACCATAATTACAATATTATTACTGCTCCAAGAATTGGAGTGGACTATGCGGGTGAACATTGGTCATCAAAACCTTGGCGTTTTTTTACAAATGATAAATAG